In Raphanus sativus cultivar WK10039 chromosome 5, ASM80110v3, whole genome shotgun sequence, the following proteins share a genomic window:
- the LOC108834601 gene encoding protein CANDIDATE G-PROTEIN COUPLED RECEPTOR 2 produces the protein MRILGEIAESPFVPSRLSPNPTAAAGGFIGGWVGKCHGFLHNTVLVIAAILFVGYLAYEAKKSLSKLSNRRSYIMIAYYGCLWLVSLLNLAWCCLQAWECTPGKEGIWNVLTLFTTSGMLFLEVSLVAFLFQGNYASGSEALTRTFLISGLVIGLDLLLKAIYLFGFGVQLFIDNNEHIQKVKWGLWVIHKLLLAAIYGMIFFMYNSKWRERLPARPAFYKYITCMLALNGLSLFACTLAANGAHFGLWLYGITSVCYHAFYLPLLYVTFLADFFQEEDLNLENVYYSEMKDAGFFDADWE, from the exons ATGCGAATTCTCGGCGAGATCGCGGAGTCGCCTTTCGTGCCTTCACGGCTAAGCCCTAATCCGACGGCCGCCGCCGGAGGTTTTATCGGCGGATGGGTCGGAAAGTGCCATGGGTTTCTCCACAACACGGTACTAGTCATCGCAGCTATTCTATTCGTCGGTTACTTAGCGTACGAGGCGAAGAAGAGTTTGTCGAAGCTCTCGAATCGGAGATCTTATATTATGATCGCTTATTACGGATGCCTTTGGCTTGTCAGCTTGCTCAATCTTGCTTGGTGTTGCCTTCAG GCATGGGAATGCACACCTGGGAAAGAAGGGATTTGGAATGTATTGACTCTGTTCACAACATCTGGAATGTTGTTTCTGGAAGTAAGCTTGGTAGCCTTTCTCTTCCAAGGAAACTATGCAAGTGGCTCTGAAGCACTGACACGGACTTTCCTCATCTCTGGGCTTGTTATAGGTCTTGATTTGCTTCTCAAG GCGATCTATCTCTTTGGATTTGGGGTACAGTTGTTTATTGACAACAATGAACATATACAAAAGGTCAAATGGGGATTATGGGTCATCCACAAGCTCTTGCTTGCGGCCATTTATGGGATGATATTCTTCATGTACAACTCTAAGTGGAGAGAAAGATTACCAG CAAGACCTGCTTTCTATAAGTACATAACTTGCATGCTCGCCCTAAATGGACTCTCCCTATTTGCTTGTACTCTTGCGGCAAACGGCGCTCACTTTGGATTGTG GTTGTATGGGATCACAAGTGTTTGTTACCACGCCTTCTACCTTCCTCTCTTGTATGTTACTTTCCTTGCAGACTTTTTCCAG GAGGAAGATCTGAACTTGGAGAACGTCTACTATTCAGAGATGAAAGATGCTGGATTCTTTGATGCTGATTGGGAATAA
- the LOC108856537 gene encoding uncharacterized protein LOC108856537, with translation MMFLSSPTMQKGIFVSVPVLVLSVSFAAAVFFLLSSSSCSCPSSPNIASLGGSVSDVRLEERISTTREDIEWVRDLIRSNGLHMQKNELRKGINPRTRDQQLADLRQYKGISHYEGDEANNHTALPCPGELLVEQHHSNYGEPWAGGRDVFEFLAQSSNLKPNSRVLEIGCGTLRVGLHFIRYLDPRHFHCLERDELSLMAALRYELPSQGLLHKRPLILRGEDMEFSKFGSDVSYDLIYASAVFLHMPDKLVWTGLERLVEKLKPYEGRIFVSHNVKFCSRLGGDECGKKLASLGLEYLGKQTHDSLLFNHYEIWFGFRRVKP, from the exons atgaTGTTTCTCTCCTCGCCGACGATGCAGAAAGGAATATTCGTGAGCGTTCCGGTACTCGTCCTCTCCGTTTCCTTCGCAGCTgccgtcttcttcctcctctcctcctcctcctgctcATGTCCTTCTTCTCCGAACATAGCTTCCCTCGGAGGAAGCGTTAGTGACGTGAGATTAGAGGAGAGGATATCGACGACGCGAGAGGATATAGAGTGGGTTAGAGATCTGATTAGATCGAATGGTTTGCATATGCAGAAGAATGAGCTTAGGAAAGGCATCAATCCTCGCACTAGAGATCAACAACTCGCAGATCTAAGACA GTACAAGGGTATATCTCATTACGAAGGAGACGAAGCAAACAACCACACAGCTCTTCCATGCCCTGGTGAGTTACTAGTCGAGCAGCATCACAGCAACTACGGTGAGCCGTGGGCAGGTGGCCGCGACGTATTCGAGTTCTTGGCTCAATCATCCAATCTCAAACCAAACTCTCGCGTCCTCGAAATCGGATGCGGCACCTTACGAGTCGGTTTGCATTTCATCCGCTATCTCGATCCAAGACACTTCCACTGCCTTGAAAGAGACGAGCTTTCTCTAATGGCTGCTTTGAGATACGAGCTTCCATCACAAGGTCTTCTACACAAACGGCCTCTTATACTCAGAGGAGAAGATATGGAGTTCAGCAAGTTTGGCTCGGATGTAAGCTATGATCTTATATACGCGAGTGCGGTCTTTCTTCACATGCCTGATAAGCTCGTGTGGACTGGACTCGAGAGGCTGGTGGAGAAGTTAAAGCCTTATGAAGGGAGGATCTTTGTGTCGCATAATGTCAAGTTTTGTTCAAGGTTAGGTGGAGACGAGTGTGGAAAGAAGCTAGCGAGTTTGGGGCTTGAGTATCTTGGTAAACAGACACATGATAGCTTGCTGTTTAATCACTACGAGATCTGGTTTGGGTTTAGACGGGTGAaaccataa
- the LOC108863376 gene encoding uncharacterized protein LOC108863376, which yields MGSERDSVEDKAAARKEALRALRAAQELSESKEEEEDVAGDEDGPAMKFRNYVPQDKELQDGKVAPPELPKFEDPITALPPSVEKKEDAFVNIAPKKPNWDLRRDVQKKLDELERRTQRAYKLMEEHRKEREADEDVIES from the exons ATGGGTAGCGAACGTGATTCGGTAGAAGATAAAGCTGCTGCTCGTAAAGAGGCACTTAGAGCTCTAAGGGCAGCTCAGGAGCTTTCTGAGAGcaaggaagaggaggaagatgtTGCTGGAGACGAAGA TGGTCCAGCGATGAAGTTTAGAAATTATGTTCCTCAAGATAAGGAGCTTCAGGATGGTAAAGTTGCACCACCGGAGCTACCCAAGTTCGAAGATCCAATCACTGCTCTCCCACCTTCAGTGGAGAAGAAAGAG GACGCGTTTGTAAACATTGCTCCAAAGAAACCCAACTGGGACCTCCGAAGAGATGTCCAAAAGAAGCTTGATGAGCTTGAAAGGCGGACTCAAAGGGCATATAAACTCATGG AGGAGCATCGGAAAGAACGTGAAGCTGATGAAGACGTAATAGAGAGTTAA
- the LOC108863375 gene encoding uncharacterized protein LOC108863375 isoform X2 produces MHRVASSGSNGGSVRTRKEKKLTYVLNDANDSKHCAGVNCLDVLKSSVSSDQSYLFTGSRDGTLKRWAFDEDSSFCSATFESHVDWVNDAALAGESTLVSCSSDTTVKTWDSLSDGVCTRTLRQHSDYVTCLAVAAKNSNVVASGGLGGEVFIWDIEAALSPVTKPNDAMEDSSSNGANGVGNSQPVASLRNVGSSNNISVQSSPSDGYTPTIAKGHKESVYALAMNDAGTMLVSGGTEKVLRVWDPRTGSKTMKLRGHTDNVRVLLLDSTGRFCLSGSSDSMIRLWDLGQQRCLHTYAVHTDSVWALACTPSFTHVYSGGRDQSLYLTDLATRESVLMCNKEHPIQQLALQDDSIWIATIDSSVERWPAEVQSPQKVFQRGGSFLAGNLSFNRARVSLEGLNPPPAYKEPLMTIPGSQPIVQHEILNNKRQILTKDAGDSVKLWDITKGVVVEDYGKISFEEKKEELSEMVSIPSWFTVDTRLGCLSLHLETPQCFSAEMYSADLKISGRPEDDKINLGRETLKGLLGHWLAKKKHKPKPQVLASGDILSVKDTKKNLIASKSEDNSAANDPVYPPFEFPSVSPPSIITEGSQGGPWRKKITEFTGTEDEKDFPLWSLDAILNNRLPPRENTKLSFFLHPCEGSNVQVVTLGKLSAPRILRVHKVTNYVVEKMVLDSPLDSLAVDGASVSGGPQQLFAGNGLLTSGSKPWQKLRPSIEILCNNQVLSPEWSLATVRTFIWKKPEDLILNYRVAIAR; encoded by the exons ATGCACCGGGTTGCAAGTTCTGGGAGTAATGGCGGTTCTGTCCGCACTCGCAAAGAGAAAAAGCTTACCTATGTCTTAAATGATGCTAACGACTCAAAG CACTGTGCTGGCGTAAATTGCTTGGATGTGTTGAAGTCGTCTGTTTCCAGTGATCAGAGCTACCTCTTCACTGGGAGTCGTGATGGTACACTCAAGAGATGGGCTTTTGATGAGGATTCGTCCTTTTGCTCAGCTACTTTTGAGTCTCATGTTGATTGG GTGAATGACGCTGCTTTGGCTGGTGAAAGCACTCTTGTTTCTTGTTCTTCAGACACTACCGTCAAG ACATGGGACAGCTTATCAGATGGAGTCTGTACGAGGACTCTCCGTCAGCACTCGGACTATGTTACTTGTCTGGCAGTTGCGgcaaaaaat AGCAATGTTGTTGCATCTGGTGGCCTTGGCGGGGAGGTTTTCATATGGGATATCGAAGCTGCTTTATCACCAGTTACGAAACCTAATGATGCAATGGAAGATAGTTCTTCAAACGGTGCAAATGGCGTTGGGAACTCTCAGCCCGTTGCAAGTTTAAGAAACGTTGGTTCGAGCAACAATATCTCTGTGCAGTCATCACCATCCGATGGGTACACACCAACAATTGCCAAAGGCCATAAGGAGTCCGTCTATGCTTTGGCGATGAATGATGCAGGGACGATGCTCGTCTCTGGTGGAACAGAGAAG GTTTTGCGTGTCTGGGACCCTAGAACTGGTTCAAAAACTATGAAGCTGAGGGGGCACACAGATAATGTCAGAGTGCTGCTTCTAGACTCAACTGGCAG GTTTTGCTTGTCTGGGTCCTCTGATTCTATGATAAG ACTTTGGGATCTAGGTCAGCAGCGATGTCTTCATACCTATGCGGTGCATACAGATTCTGTTTGGGCGCTTGCATGCACCCCATCATTTACTCATGTTTATAGCGGTGGAAGAGACCAATCT TTATACTTGACAGACTTGGCAACAAGAGAAAGCGTTTTGATGTGTAATAAAGAACATCCGATTCAGCAATTAGCGTTGCAAGATGATAGTATATGGATTGCAACAATAGACTCCTCTGTAGAGAGATGGCCCGCCGAAGTACAGAGTCCTCAAAAGGTCTTTCAACGAGGTGGCTCGTTCTTGGCTGGGAATTTGTCTTTCAATAGGGCGAGAGTGTCCTTGGAAGGACTAAATCcg CCCCCTGCCTACAAGGAGCCTTTAATGACTATTCCAGGAAGCCAGCCGATTGTGCAGcatgaaattttgaataataaaaggCAAATCTTAACCAAG gacGCAGGTGACTCAGTGAAACTATGGGATATAACTAAGGGTGTTGTGGTAGAGGACTATGGGAAG ATATCgtttgaagagaagaaagaagaactTTCTGAAATG GTAAGCATTCCATCGTGGTTTACTGTGGATACACGACTTGGATGCTTGTCCTTACATTTGGAGACTCCACAATGCTTCTCTGCTGAGATGTATTCAGCAGACCTCAAAATTTCTGGGCGACCTGAAGATGATAAG ATTAATCTAGGTCGTGAAACACTGAAAGGCTTGCTGGGTCATTGGCTGGCAAAGAAGAAGCACAAACCAAAACCCCAAGTTCTTGCCTCTGGAGATATTCTATCCGTAAAAGATACCAAAAAGAATCTGATTGCTTCCAAAAGTGAAGACAACAGTGCTGCAAATGATCCGGTGTATCCTCCATTTGAGTTTCCTTCTGTCTCCCCTCCGTCCATCATCACTGAGGGTTCTCAAGGAGGTCCATGGAGAAAGAAGATAACTGAGTTTACTGGAACTGAAGATGAGAAGGACTTCCCCTTGTGGTCCCTGGACGCTATCTTGAACAATCGTCTTCCACCTAGAGAAAATACAAA ATTAAGCTTCtttctgcatccatgtgaaggCTCAAATGTGCAGGTGGTCACACTAGGGAAACTTAGTGCACCCCGGATCTTAAGAGTTCACAAG GTTACCAATTACGTTGTGGAAAAGATGGTCCTTGACAGTCCGTTGGATAGTTTAGCTGTTGATGGAGCAAGTGTTTCAGGAGGACCACAGCAACTGTTTGCAGGAAATGGATTGCTAACGTCTGGATCAAAGCCTTGGCAGAAACTCAGACCTTCCATTGAGATCTTATGTAATAACCAG GTCTTATCTCCAGAGTGGAGTTTGGCAACTGTGCGGACGTTTATATGGAAGAAACCTGAGGATCTAATCCTCAACTACAGGGTGGCTATAGCTAGATAA
- the LOC108863375 gene encoding uncharacterized protein LOC108863375 isoform X1 — protein sequence MHRVASSGSNGGSVRTRKEKKLTYVLNDANDSKQHCAGVNCLDVLKSSVSSDQSYLFTGSRDGTLKRWAFDEDSSFCSATFESHVDWVNDAALAGESTLVSCSSDTTVKTWDSLSDGVCTRTLRQHSDYVTCLAVAAKNSNVVASGGLGGEVFIWDIEAALSPVTKPNDAMEDSSSNGANGVGNSQPVASLRNVGSSNNISVQSSPSDGYTPTIAKGHKESVYALAMNDAGTMLVSGGTEKVLRVWDPRTGSKTMKLRGHTDNVRVLLLDSTGRFCLSGSSDSMIRLWDLGQQRCLHTYAVHTDSVWALACTPSFTHVYSGGRDQSLYLTDLATRESVLMCNKEHPIQQLALQDDSIWIATIDSSVERWPAEVQSPQKVFQRGGSFLAGNLSFNRARVSLEGLNPPPAYKEPLMTIPGSQPIVQHEILNNKRQILTKDAGDSVKLWDITKGVVVEDYGKISFEEKKEELSEMVSIPSWFTVDTRLGCLSLHLETPQCFSAEMYSADLKISGRPEDDKINLGRETLKGLLGHWLAKKKHKPKPQVLASGDILSVKDTKKNLIASKSEDNSAANDPVYPPFEFPSVSPPSIITEGSQGGPWRKKITEFTGTEDEKDFPLWSLDAILNNRLPPRENTKLSFFLHPCEGSNVQVVTLGKLSAPRILRVHKVTNYVVEKMVLDSPLDSLAVDGASVSGGPQQLFAGNGLLTSGSKPWQKLRPSIEILCNNQVLSPEWSLATVRTFIWKKPEDLILNYRVAIAR from the exons ATGCACCGGGTTGCAAGTTCTGGGAGTAATGGCGGTTCTGTCCGCACTCGCAAAGAGAAAAAGCTTACCTATGTCTTAAATGATGCTAACGACTCAAAG CAGCACTGTGCTGGCGTAAATTGCTTGGATGTGTTGAAGTCGTCTGTTTCCAGTGATCAGAGCTACCTCTTCACTGGGAGTCGTGATGGTACACTCAAGAGATGGGCTTTTGATGAGGATTCGTCCTTTTGCTCAGCTACTTTTGAGTCTCATGTTGATTGG GTGAATGACGCTGCTTTGGCTGGTGAAAGCACTCTTGTTTCTTGTTCTTCAGACACTACCGTCAAG ACATGGGACAGCTTATCAGATGGAGTCTGTACGAGGACTCTCCGTCAGCACTCGGACTATGTTACTTGTCTGGCAGTTGCGgcaaaaaat AGCAATGTTGTTGCATCTGGTGGCCTTGGCGGGGAGGTTTTCATATGGGATATCGAAGCTGCTTTATCACCAGTTACGAAACCTAATGATGCAATGGAAGATAGTTCTTCAAACGGTGCAAATGGCGTTGGGAACTCTCAGCCCGTTGCAAGTTTAAGAAACGTTGGTTCGAGCAACAATATCTCTGTGCAGTCATCACCATCCGATGGGTACACACCAACAATTGCCAAAGGCCATAAGGAGTCCGTCTATGCTTTGGCGATGAATGATGCAGGGACGATGCTCGTCTCTGGTGGAACAGAGAAG GTTTTGCGTGTCTGGGACCCTAGAACTGGTTCAAAAACTATGAAGCTGAGGGGGCACACAGATAATGTCAGAGTGCTGCTTCTAGACTCAACTGGCAG GTTTTGCTTGTCTGGGTCCTCTGATTCTATGATAAG ACTTTGGGATCTAGGTCAGCAGCGATGTCTTCATACCTATGCGGTGCATACAGATTCTGTTTGGGCGCTTGCATGCACCCCATCATTTACTCATGTTTATAGCGGTGGAAGAGACCAATCT TTATACTTGACAGACTTGGCAACAAGAGAAAGCGTTTTGATGTGTAATAAAGAACATCCGATTCAGCAATTAGCGTTGCAAGATGATAGTATATGGATTGCAACAATAGACTCCTCTGTAGAGAGATGGCCCGCCGAAGTACAGAGTCCTCAAAAGGTCTTTCAACGAGGTGGCTCGTTCTTGGCTGGGAATTTGTCTTTCAATAGGGCGAGAGTGTCCTTGGAAGGACTAAATCcg CCCCCTGCCTACAAGGAGCCTTTAATGACTATTCCAGGAAGCCAGCCGATTGTGCAGcatgaaattttgaataataaaaggCAAATCTTAACCAAG gacGCAGGTGACTCAGTGAAACTATGGGATATAACTAAGGGTGTTGTGGTAGAGGACTATGGGAAG ATATCgtttgaagagaagaaagaagaactTTCTGAAATG GTAAGCATTCCATCGTGGTTTACTGTGGATACACGACTTGGATGCTTGTCCTTACATTTGGAGACTCCACAATGCTTCTCTGCTGAGATGTATTCAGCAGACCTCAAAATTTCTGGGCGACCTGAAGATGATAAG ATTAATCTAGGTCGTGAAACACTGAAAGGCTTGCTGGGTCATTGGCTGGCAAAGAAGAAGCACAAACCAAAACCCCAAGTTCTTGCCTCTGGAGATATTCTATCCGTAAAAGATACCAAAAAGAATCTGATTGCTTCCAAAAGTGAAGACAACAGTGCTGCAAATGATCCGGTGTATCCTCCATTTGAGTTTCCTTCTGTCTCCCCTCCGTCCATCATCACTGAGGGTTCTCAAGGAGGTCCATGGAGAAAGAAGATAACTGAGTTTACTGGAACTGAAGATGAGAAGGACTTCCCCTTGTGGTCCCTGGACGCTATCTTGAACAATCGTCTTCCACCTAGAGAAAATACAAA ATTAAGCTTCtttctgcatccatgtgaaggCTCAAATGTGCAGGTGGTCACACTAGGGAAACTTAGTGCACCCCGGATCTTAAGAGTTCACAAG GTTACCAATTACGTTGTGGAAAAGATGGTCCTTGACAGTCCGTTGGATAGTTTAGCTGTTGATGGAGCAAGTGTTTCAGGAGGACCACAGCAACTGTTTGCAGGAAATGGATTGCTAACGTCTGGATCAAAGCCTTGGCAGAAACTCAGACCTTCCATTGAGATCTTATGTAATAACCAG GTCTTATCTCCAGAGTGGAGTTTGGCAACTGTGCGGACGTTTATATGGAAGAAACCTGAGGATCTAATCCTCAACTACAGGGTGGCTATAGCTAGATAA
- the LOC108834602 gene encoding acyl carrier protein, chloroplastic: protein MATTFSASVSMQATSLATPSRISFQKPALVRTNLSFNPRRSIPTRLSVSCAAKPETVAKVSEIVKKQLSLKEDQKVVAETKFADLGADSLDTVEIVMGLEEAFDIEMAEEKAQKIATVEQAAELIEELVGLKK, encoded by the exons ATGGCGACCACTTTCAGCGCCTCGGTCTCCATGCAAGCCACTTCTCTG GCAACACCATCAAGGATTAGTTTCCAGAAGCCTGCTTTGGTAAGAACTAATCTCTCCTTCAACCCACGTCGTTCAATCCCCACTCGCCTCTCAGTCTCTTGCGCA GCCAAACCAGAGACAGTAGCGAAAGTGTCTGAGATTGTCAAGAAGCAACTATCACTCAAAGAAGATCAAAAAGTCGTTGCGGAAACCAAGTTTGCTGATCTTGGAGCAGATTCTCTCGACACG GTTGAGATAGTGATGGGTTTAGAGGAAGCGTTTGATATCGAAATGGCGGAAGAGAAAGCACAGAAGATTGCAACTGTGGAGCAAGCTGCTGAACTCATTGAAGAGCTCGTGGGACTGAAGAAGTAA